One genomic window of Misgurnus anguillicaudatus chromosome 12, ASM2758022v2, whole genome shotgun sequence includes the following:
- the ogdhb gene encoding 2-oxoglutarate dehydrogenase complex component E1 isoform X1, protein MHRLRTCAARLRPLTASQSPHSFPQHKTAVAPGALRTFQPIRCYTAPVTAEPFLNGTSSNYVEEMYFAWLENPKSVHKSWDIFFRNANAGAPPGTAYQSPPPLGMSLKGLSQSQALVGSQPTIEKLVEDHLAVQTLIRAYQIRGHHVAQLDPLGIMDADLDSCVPADIITSSDKLGFYGLEETDLDKVFRLPTTTFIGGNESALPLREIIRRLEMAYCQHIGVEFMFINDLEQCQWIRQKFEKPGVMQFTPDEKRTLLARMIRSTRFEEFLQRKWSSEKRFGLEGSESLIPALKTIIDRSSENGVENVIMGMPHRGRLNVLANVIRKELEQIFCQFDSKLEAADEGSGDVKYHLGMYHRRINRVTERHITLSLVANPSHLEAVDPVVQGKTKAEQFYCGDTDGNRVMSILLHGDAAFAGQGIVYETFHLSDLPSYTTHGTVHVVVNNQIGFTTDPRMARSSPYPTDVARVVNAPIFHVNADDPEAVMYVCNVAAEWRATFHKDVVVDLVSYRRNGHNEMDEPMFTQPLMYKQIKKQKPVLQKYADKLIAEGVVTRQEYEEEIAKYDKICEEAYNRSKDEKILHIKHWLDSPWPGFFTLDGQPKSMSCPSTGLNEEVLSHIGRVASSVPVEDFTVHGGLTRILKGRAGMVENRTVDWALGEYMAFGSLLKEGIHVRLSGQDVERGTFSHRHHVLHDQNVDKRTCIPMNYMDPNQAPYTVCNSSLSEYGVLGFELGFAMASPNALVLWEAQFGDFHNTAQCIIDQFISPGQAKWVRQNGIVLLLPHGMEGMGPEHSSARPERFLQMCNDDPDVFPKITDDFAVRQLYDCNWIVVNCSTPANLFHVLRRQILLPFRKPLIIFTPKSLLRHPEAKSSFDDMLPGTHFRRLIPEEGSASQNSTGVKNLIFCTGKVYYDLTKERKTRGLEDKVAISRIEQLSPFPFDLVKSEAERFPQAKLLWCQEEHKNQGYYDYVKPRITRTFNSTRPVWYAGREPAAAPATGNKKAHLVELQRLLDTAFNLDASQGQS, encoded by the exons ATGCATCGCTTAAGGACTTGTGCTGCACGGCTGCGGCCGCTCACAGCCTCTCAGAGCCCTCACAGTTTTCCACAACACAAAACAGCAGTGGCACCTGGGGCCCTAAGGACGTTTCAGCCCATTAGGTGCTACACGGCCCCTGTCACTGCTGAGCCTTTTCTCAATGGGACAAGCTCCAATTATGTGGAGGAGATGTACTTTGCATGGCTGGAGAACCCCAAGAGCGTGCACAAG TCGTGGGACATCTTCTTCCGTAATGCCAATGCAGGTGCACCCCCAGGCACCGCCTATCAGAGCCCCCCTCCGCTGGGCATGAGTCTAAAAGGACTGTCGCAATCCCAGGCTCTGGTCGGATCCCAGCCGACTATTGAAAAACTGGTGGAAGACCACCTTGCTGTTCAGACCCTTATTCGTGCTTACCAG ATTCGCGGGCACCATGTCGCACAGCTGGACCCTCTCGGAATTATGGATGCCGATCTCGATTCGTGTGTCCCTGCAGATATTATCACGTCCTCCGATAAACTTG GCTTCTATGGTCTGGAAGAGACGGATCTGGACAAAGTTTTCCGGCTTCCCACCACCACTTTTATTGGGGGCAATGAGAGTGCCCTTCCTCTCAGGGAAATCATCAGACGTTTGGAG ATGGCGTACTGTCAGCACATTGGTGTGGAGTTCATGTTTATCAATGACCTGGAGCAGTGCCAGTGGATCAGACAGAAGTTTGAGAAGCCAGGAGTGATGCAGTTTACTCCGGATGAGAAGAGAACTCTACTCGCCCGTATGATCCGTTCAACCAG GTTTGAGGAGTTCCTGCAGAGGAAGTGGTCATCAGAGAAACGCTTTGGGCTGGAGGGATCCGAGTCTCTTATTCCTGCACTTAAAACCATCATTGATCGATCCAGTGAGAACGGAGTGGAGAATGTTATCATGGGCATGCCACACAG AGGTCGTCTGAATGTGCTCGCTAACGTGATCCGTAAGGAGCTGGAGCAGATCTTTTGCCAGTTTGATTCGAAGCTGGAGGCTGCTGATGAG GGCTCCGGCGATGTAAAGTATCATCTGGGTATGTACCACAGACGCATAAATCGAGTCACCGAGCGCCACATCACCTTGTCTCTGGTGGCCAACCCTTCACATCTGGAGGCTGTGGACCCTGTAGTGCAGGGCAAGACCAAGGCAGAGCAGTTCTACTGTGGTGACACTGATGGTAACAGG GTGATGTCAATCTTGTTACATGGAGATGCAGCTTTTGCAGGTCAGGGCATTGTCTACGAGACCTTTCACCTTAGTGACCTCCCATCCTACACCACTCACGGCACTGTGCATGTGGTGGTCAACAACCAG ATTGGCTTCACCACTGACCCTCGAATGGCTCGCTCCTCACCGTATCCCACTGATGTCGCCAGAGTGGTCAACGCTCCCATCTTCCACGTCAATGCAGATGACCCAGAAGCTGTGATGTACGTGTGCAACGTGGCCGCAGAGTGGAGAGCCACGTTCCATAAGGATGTGGTCGTTGATCTG GTGAGCTACAGACGAAACGGACACAACGAGATGGACGAGCCAATGTTTACTCAACCACTGATGTACAAACAGATAAAGAAACAGAAACCCGTTCTGCAGAAATATGCTGACAAACTCATAGCAGAAGGAGTTGTTACCAGACAGGAGTATGAG GAGGAAATTGCTAAATATGACAAAATCTGTGAGGAGGCGTACAATCGTTCTAAAGATGAGAAGATCCTGCACATTAAGCACTGGCTTGACTCACCTTGGCCAG GTTTTTTCACGCTGGATGGTCAGCCTAAGAGTATGAGCTGTCCGTCCACAGGTCTGAATGAAGAAGTGCTCAGTCACATCGGTCGTGTGGCTTCATCTGTACCAGTGGAGGATTTTACTGTCCATGGAG GTCTCACTCGTATTCTGAAAGGAAGGGCGGGGATGGTGGAGAACCGGACGGTGGACTGGGCCCTTGGTGAATACATGGCCTTCGGCTCTCTTTTGAAAGAAGGCATTCATGTGCGTCTCAGTGGCCAGGACGTGGAGAGAGGAACCTTCAG TCATCGGCATCATGTGCTACACGATCAGAACGTGGACAAGAGGACCTGTATTCCCATGAACTACATGGATCCAAACCAGGCTCCTTATACCGTGTGTAACAGCTCCCTGTCGGAATATGGGGTTCTAG GTTTTGAGCTTGGCTTTGCAATGGCTAGTCCTAATGCTCTGGTGCTCTGGGAGGCTCAGTTCGGAGACTTCCACAACACAGCCCAGTGCATCATCGACCAATTCATATCCCCCGGCCAGGCCAAGTGGGTCCGGCAGAACGGCATTGTGCTGCTATTGCCTCATGGCATGGAGGGCATG GGTCCAGAGCACTCGTCCGCTCGTCCAGAGAGGTTTCTGCAGATGTGCAACGATGACCCTGATGTGTTTCCG AAAATCACAGATGACTTTGCCGTTCGGCAGCTTTACGACTGTAACTGGATTGTGGTGAACTGCTCCACTCCTGCAAACCTTTTCCATGTTCTGAGAAGACAAATCCTTCTGCCCTTCAGAAAACCT CTTATTATCTTCACACCCAAATCGCTGCTCCGCCACCCAGAAGCCAAATCAAGTTTTGACGACATGTTACCAG GCACACACTTCAGACGCTTAATACCTGAGGAGGGAAGCGCATCCCAGAATTCAACCGGAGTGAAGAATCTCATCTTCTGCACTGGGAAAGTTTACTACGACCTTACCAAAGAGCGAAAGACCAGAGGTCTGGAGGACAAAGTGGCCATCAGCCGCATTGAGCAG CTCTCTCCGTTCCCATTTGACCTGGTGAAATCCGAGGCGGAGAGGTTTCCGCAGGCGAAGCTGCTGTGGTGTCAAGAGGAGCACAAGAATCAAGGCTACTATGACTACGTCAAGCCTCGCATCACCAGAACATTTAACAGCACCCGTCCTGTCTG GTATGCCGGGCGAGAACCTGCTGCCGCCCCCGCCACCGGGAACAAGAAAGCTCATCTTGTGGAGCTGCAGAGGCTTCTGGACACAGCCTTCAACCTGGATGCATCCCAGGGCCAGTCCTAA
- the ogdhb gene encoding 2-oxoglutarate dehydrogenase complex component E1 isoform X2 — protein MHRLRTCAARLRPLTASQSPHSFPQHKTAVAPGALRTFQPIRCYTAPVTAEPFLNGTSSNYVEEMYFAWLENPKSVHKSWDIFFRNANAGAPPGTAYQSPPPLGMSLKGLSQSQALVGSQPTIEKLVEDHLAVQTLIRAYQVRGHHIAKLDPLGISCVNFDNAPVTVGFHQVGFYGLEETDLDKVFRLPTTTFIGGNESALPLREIIRRLEMAYCQHIGVEFMFINDLEQCQWIRQKFEKPGVMQFTPDEKRTLLARMIRSTRFEEFLQRKWSSEKRFGLEGSESLIPALKTIIDRSSENGVENVIMGMPHRGRLNVLANVIRKELEQIFCQFDSKLEAADEGSGDVKYHLGMYHRRINRVTERHITLSLVANPSHLEAVDPVVQGKTKAEQFYCGDTDGNRVMSILLHGDAAFAGQGIVYETFHLSDLPSYTTHGTVHVVVNNQIGFTTDPRMARSSPYPTDVARVVNAPIFHVNADDPEAVMYVCNVAAEWRATFHKDVVVDLVSYRRNGHNEMDEPMFTQPLMYKQIKKQKPVLQKYADKLIAEGVVTRQEYEEEIAKYDKICEEAYNRSKDEKILHIKHWLDSPWPGFFTLDGQPKSMSCPSTGLNEEVLSHIGRVASSVPVEDFTVHGGLTRILKGRAGMVENRTVDWALGEYMAFGSLLKEGIHVRLSGQDVERGTFSHRHHVLHDQNVDKRTCIPMNYMDPNQAPYTVCNSSLSEYGVLGFELGFAMASPNALVLWEAQFGDFHNTAQCIIDQFISPGQAKWVRQNGIVLLLPHGMEGMGPEHSSARPERFLQMCNDDPDVFPKITDDFAVRQLYDCNWIVVNCSTPANLFHVLRRQILLPFRKPLIIFTPKSLLRHPEAKSSFDDMLPGTHFRRLIPEEGSASQNSTGVKNLIFCTGKVYYDLTKERKTRGLEDKVAISRIEQLSPFPFDLVKSEAERFPQAKLLWCQEEHKNQGYYDYVKPRITRTFNSTRPVWYAGREPAAAPATGNKKAHLVELQRLLDTAFNLDASQGQS, from the exons ATGCATCGCTTAAGGACTTGTGCTGCACGGCTGCGGCCGCTCACAGCCTCTCAGAGCCCTCACAGTTTTCCACAACACAAAACAGCAGTGGCACCTGGGGCCCTAAGGACGTTTCAGCCCATTAGGTGCTACACGGCCCCTGTCACTGCTGAGCCTTTTCTCAATGGGACAAGCTCCAATTATGTGGAGGAGATGTACTTTGCATGGCTGGAGAACCCCAAGAGCGTGCACAAG TCGTGGGACATCTTCTTCCGTAATGCCAATGCAGGTGCACCCCCAGGCACCGCCTATCAGAGCCCCCCTCCGCTGGGCATGAGTCTAAAAGGACTGTCGCAATCCCAGGCTCTGGTCGGATCCCAGCCGACTATTGAAAAACTGGTGGAAGACCACCTTGCTGTTCAGACCCTTATTCGTGCTTACCAG GTCAGAGGTCATCATATAGCCAAACTCGACCCTTTGGGCATCAGTTGTGTAAATTTTGACAATGCCCCGGTTACTGTTGGGTTCCACCAAGTCG GCTTCTATGGTCTGGAAGAGACGGATCTGGACAAAGTTTTCCGGCTTCCCACCACCACTTTTATTGGGGGCAATGAGAGTGCCCTTCCTCTCAGGGAAATCATCAGACGTTTGGAG ATGGCGTACTGTCAGCACATTGGTGTGGAGTTCATGTTTATCAATGACCTGGAGCAGTGCCAGTGGATCAGACAGAAGTTTGAGAAGCCAGGAGTGATGCAGTTTACTCCGGATGAGAAGAGAACTCTACTCGCCCGTATGATCCGTTCAACCAG GTTTGAGGAGTTCCTGCAGAGGAAGTGGTCATCAGAGAAACGCTTTGGGCTGGAGGGATCCGAGTCTCTTATTCCTGCACTTAAAACCATCATTGATCGATCCAGTGAGAACGGAGTGGAGAATGTTATCATGGGCATGCCACACAG AGGTCGTCTGAATGTGCTCGCTAACGTGATCCGTAAGGAGCTGGAGCAGATCTTTTGCCAGTTTGATTCGAAGCTGGAGGCTGCTGATGAG GGCTCCGGCGATGTAAAGTATCATCTGGGTATGTACCACAGACGCATAAATCGAGTCACCGAGCGCCACATCACCTTGTCTCTGGTGGCCAACCCTTCACATCTGGAGGCTGTGGACCCTGTAGTGCAGGGCAAGACCAAGGCAGAGCAGTTCTACTGTGGTGACACTGATGGTAACAGG GTGATGTCAATCTTGTTACATGGAGATGCAGCTTTTGCAGGTCAGGGCATTGTCTACGAGACCTTTCACCTTAGTGACCTCCCATCCTACACCACTCACGGCACTGTGCATGTGGTGGTCAACAACCAG ATTGGCTTCACCACTGACCCTCGAATGGCTCGCTCCTCACCGTATCCCACTGATGTCGCCAGAGTGGTCAACGCTCCCATCTTCCACGTCAATGCAGATGACCCAGAAGCTGTGATGTACGTGTGCAACGTGGCCGCAGAGTGGAGAGCCACGTTCCATAAGGATGTGGTCGTTGATCTG GTGAGCTACAGACGAAACGGACACAACGAGATGGACGAGCCAATGTTTACTCAACCACTGATGTACAAACAGATAAAGAAACAGAAACCCGTTCTGCAGAAATATGCTGACAAACTCATAGCAGAAGGAGTTGTTACCAGACAGGAGTATGAG GAGGAAATTGCTAAATATGACAAAATCTGTGAGGAGGCGTACAATCGTTCTAAAGATGAGAAGATCCTGCACATTAAGCACTGGCTTGACTCACCTTGGCCAG GTTTTTTCACGCTGGATGGTCAGCCTAAGAGTATGAGCTGTCCGTCCACAGGTCTGAATGAAGAAGTGCTCAGTCACATCGGTCGTGTGGCTTCATCTGTACCAGTGGAGGATTTTACTGTCCATGGAG GTCTCACTCGTATTCTGAAAGGAAGGGCGGGGATGGTGGAGAACCGGACGGTGGACTGGGCCCTTGGTGAATACATGGCCTTCGGCTCTCTTTTGAAAGAAGGCATTCATGTGCGTCTCAGTGGCCAGGACGTGGAGAGAGGAACCTTCAG TCATCGGCATCATGTGCTACACGATCAGAACGTGGACAAGAGGACCTGTATTCCCATGAACTACATGGATCCAAACCAGGCTCCTTATACCGTGTGTAACAGCTCCCTGTCGGAATATGGGGTTCTAG GTTTTGAGCTTGGCTTTGCAATGGCTAGTCCTAATGCTCTGGTGCTCTGGGAGGCTCAGTTCGGAGACTTCCACAACACAGCCCAGTGCATCATCGACCAATTCATATCCCCCGGCCAGGCCAAGTGGGTCCGGCAGAACGGCATTGTGCTGCTATTGCCTCATGGCATGGAGGGCATG GGTCCAGAGCACTCGTCCGCTCGTCCAGAGAGGTTTCTGCAGATGTGCAACGATGACCCTGATGTGTTTCCG AAAATCACAGATGACTTTGCCGTTCGGCAGCTTTACGACTGTAACTGGATTGTGGTGAACTGCTCCACTCCTGCAAACCTTTTCCATGTTCTGAGAAGACAAATCCTTCTGCCCTTCAGAAAACCT CTTATTATCTTCACACCCAAATCGCTGCTCCGCCACCCAGAAGCCAAATCAAGTTTTGACGACATGTTACCAG GCACACACTTCAGACGCTTAATACCTGAGGAGGGAAGCGCATCCCAGAATTCAACCGGAGTGAAGAATCTCATCTTCTGCACTGGGAAAGTTTACTACGACCTTACCAAAGAGCGAAAGACCAGAGGTCTGGAGGACAAAGTGGCCATCAGCCGCATTGAGCAG CTCTCTCCGTTCCCATTTGACCTGGTGAAATCCGAGGCGGAGAGGTTTCCGCAGGCGAAGCTGCTGTGGTGTCAAGAGGAGCACAAGAATCAAGGCTACTATGACTACGTCAAGCCTCGCATCACCAGAACATTTAACAGCACCCGTCCTGTCTG GTATGCCGGGCGAGAACCTGCTGCCGCCCCCGCCACCGGGAACAAGAAAGCTCATCTTGTGGAGCTGCAGAGGCTTCTGGACACAGCCTTCAACCTGGATGCATCCCAGGGCCAGTCCTAA